Genomic segment of Nocardiopsis mwathae:
CCGCAGGATATGCGCGAGAGCGTACACAAGCGGATCGGCGACTTCCTCGACGAGTACTTCCCATTCCCGTCACCGTTCGAGCGCGACTCCGCCTGATCGACACGGCTGCCGGTAGCGGCAAGGCGGTCCCTACGACGGTAGGGGCCGCCTTTCGTTCACCTCCCTCCCCCGGCCTTCAGCACCAAGGCGTCACCTACCGCGCGTTCCCCGGATGATGCGTTGCCCACCAGGGCAACGCGGCCGCCGCCGACCATCGTCGTCGAACCGCCTCCGTCCAGCGCGACGGCGTCGCGCGCGCCCAGCTTCCGCATGGTCGCCGCCACCTCGTGCAGCCCCAATCCGTCACTCACTCCGGGCTGGCGGCCGGCGGCGGCCAGCAGCAGAATCCGGCTCCGGCCGTCGACCCCCATCGACGTGCGGGGGTGCCGCCTCACCGCCCACGTGTAGCCGAATGACCGGTCGTTCTTCCGTATCAGGCCGTCGCCTTGCAGGTCGACCTCAACCTCGCCGTTGCGGACCAGCCACGGTCCCCCGTTGACGATCCCGGCCCGGGGACCGGCGCGGACCACCCGTCCACGCGTATCCCGGATGCGTTGGGTCATGCGCAGTTCGGCACCTCGTTGGGCATGTTCCGCCAGCCAGTCGGCCCCCTCACCGATCCCCTGGATCGTGGAGCCGTCCGGCGGCACGTCTCCTCCCGGTACGCGCTCGCCTACCACCTTGTCGTCTTTGTCCAAGACCACCTCGTGGCCGTCGATATCGGGAGTCTCGACCCCCAGCGCCGGAGTGAACAGGACGAGCTCGTCGGAGTCGGTGCAGGTGAAGTCGTGCTTGGGACGTTCGGTCGGGATGTCTCCGCCGACACCTCCGCAATTGCGGATCTTCCCGGGAACACGGTTGATCCCATCGATCTCCCGTTCCGCGGACGCAGCCGCCACCGTCAGTTCGGTCACCAGCTCCACGAAGAGGGGATCGAGGCCGTCACCTTCCAGGACGACCGCGACCCGACCGTTGGTGGCCTCCGAAGCGAGCTCGCCGGCGTAAAAGCCGATCCCGGCCGGAGTTCCCGGAATACCGTCACGCCCGGAGGTGACGAAGAATCCCCCGTTGACCGCGGCCACCGCGCCAGCGTTCTCCGCCATCGATGCCACCGTTTCTCGCTCGCCGAGGGCCGAGCCGTAATCGGGGGTGAGTTTTCCCTCGGTCTGCTTCGGATCGATGACGATCAGGGCGGCCTGTACCCTCCGCCGATGTTCGTGCGGATCTACGCCGGTCCATTCCACGACCACGTCGAGCCCTGCGGAGGACAGAACGTCGGCGTCCGGTTGCGCGGCGTCCTGGGTCTCGTACCGATCGTCAAGCCGGACTATCCATCCGGCTTTCCCGCCCGAGGTGATGACTCCCTCCGGCCACAGCGCTGCCTCGGCCGATGCGCTGAAGCCCAGGGCCTTGAGCTGTCGGATCGCGGCTAGCGCGTCCTCATGGGAGCCGAGGACCTGTGGACGCTCGTAGCCGCGGTGCCGGAGGGTCACAGCCCAGTCGGCTGAACCATCGGCGAGGAGTCCCTCATAGAGGCGAACCCCGGGCGCCAGTTCACTGACGTCCGGGGTTCCAACGAAGACCGAGTTGATGTTGTCGTCACTCCCGCTCACGGATTCGCGGGCGGTGAGGACGACGAGCGCCACGGCCACCACCATGGCGATGGCAAGAAAGGGGATGAGTCCACTTCTCCACTGCCACAGGGCGCTTATCACCCGAAAATTCTAACGAGCCTCCGAGTGAGCCTCGTCGCCGGCACGTTCAGCCGCAATGGCGTTGACCTTGCCGCGGACGCAGAACCAGCCGACGACCAGTGCGGCGGCGATGACCGGGATGGACAGCACCGTGATCCGCCCGGCGGGTTCGTCGAACCACATCAGGATCAGGACCGCGGCGAAGAACGCGAGGGTGATGATCTGCGTCCAGGGCGACCAGGGCAGCCGGTAGGAAGGGCGTTCGAGCAGGCCCTGTTCGGTGCGGTGCCAGAAGAGGAGGTGGCTCAGCAGGATCATGCCCCAGGTGCCGATGATGCCGATCGCCGCGAAGTTCAGCACGATCTCGAAGGCCTGGGAGGGCACCAGGTAGTTCAGGCCGACGCCGAGCGCGTAGACGGCGCACGTCATCAGGATCCCGCCGTAGGGGACCTGGCTCCTGCTCATGACGCCGGTGAAGCCCGGTGCGGAGCCCGACATCGCCATCGAGCGCAGGATGCGGCCGGTGGAGTACAGCCCGGAGTTGAGGCTGGACATGGCCGCGGTCAGCACGACGAGGTTCATCACGTCGCCCGCCGCCGGGACGCCGAGCTCGGTCATGACCGTCACGAACGGGCTCGTGCCGGCCTCGTAGACGCCGAAGGGCAGCAGCATGGCCAGCAGCAGCACCGAGCCGACGTAGAAGATGCCGATCCGCCACATGATCGAGTTGATCGCCTTGGGCATGATCTTCTCGGGCTCGGCGGTCTCCCCCGCCGTGACACCGACCAGCTCGACCGACGCGTAGGCGAAGACGATGCCCTGGACGACCAGCACGACCGGGAGCAGCCCGTTGGGGAAGAAGCCGCCGTTCTCGACGAGCAGGTGCGGGCCGCTCTCGTAGCCGCCCACCTGGTGGCCGGTCACCAGCAGGCCGATGCCGATCAGCATGAACAGGACGAGTGCGGCGACCTTGATGATCGCGAACCAGAACTCCAGCTCGCCGAAGAACTTCACCGAGATCAGGTTGACGAGCAGCACGACCGAGAGTGCGGCCAGCGCCATCATCCACTGCGGGATGTCGCTGAACATGCTCCAGTAGTGCGTGTACATCGCGACGGCCGTGATGTCGGCGATACCGGTCGTGCCCCAGTTGAGGAAGTAGAGCCAGCCGCCCACGTAGGCGCCCTTCTCCCCCATGAACTCGCGCGAGTAGGAGACGAAGGATCCCGATGAGGGCCGGTGCAGGATGAGCTCGCCCAGCGCGCGGACCACGAAGAAGGCGAAGACACCGCAGACCGCGTAGACGAGCGCGAGCGCGGGGCCGGCGTCATGGAGCCGTCCGCCGGCTCCGAGGAAGAGCCCCGTGCCGATGGCGCCGCCGATGGCGATCATGTTGATGTGGCGGGCCTTCAGCGTCTTGCTGTACCCGGCGTCTCCGGCGTCGACGTGCTTGCCTGTCGATCGCTCGGGGTCGCGCTCCAGAGTCTCTTCGCTCATGGATCCCCCGCTTCTCTGCTCCGTTGCAGTCGGGCCGATCGGCCCAAGGAGCGAGCGTAACGCAGGTCACCCAGTGACCCTGACAACCAGTCATCCCATAATTTCCGGTTAACTCTGTGGGAAAACCGACGGTGTCGAGCCTGCGGCGGCGTCACCCGGCCGCAAGATTTCCGCCTGGCCGGGCCCTGCGCCCCGACAGCGCCGCTTCCCGGCCGCCGTGCCGCTTCCCTGACCGGAGCGGCGTGAGCCGGGGAAGCGGCACGGGGACCCGTCGTCGACGGCGGTCGCGCCCGGCCTCGTCAGCTGAGCACGGCGGTCAGGACCGCCGCGACCGCGGCGACGAGAGCGGAGAGGGTGGAGATCGGTAGCGCATAGCGCCACCGGTCGGTGGCGTCCGCCCTTTGCTCCAGGTCGGCCACCCGCCGCTCCATGGCGGCCAGCTGGGTGCCGATCGCGGACAGCTGCCCGGACATGGCCCGGACCTCCGCGAACACATCGGCCACCGTCACCACCGCGTACGGTTTCTCATCACTCAAGTGGGAACTCCTTCTTCCTCTCCTTCTCGTTCGCCGACCCCAACCTTCGATGTGGGGGTCAGGGCGGTCGCCCTGCGAAACCCCGACCCGGAGGGCGGGCCCGGCTGCTATCCCGCTCCTCTCAGCAGCCGGTGCCCGAGGAGTCACCGGGGACCGGCCTGCTCCTCCGGTGCGGAAGCGCCCAGCGCGTGCCGTCGCTTTTCGGCGCGGCGCTGGGCCTCGGCCAGGCGGGCCCTCTTCTCGTCTTCCGCGCGTTTGATGCGCGGGTCGGCGGGGTGGGCCTGGCCGGTCATGGCGTGGACGAGGTCGGCCTGGAGGTAGTGGCCGAGCGTCCAGCCGTCCCCGCCCAGGGCGCGGAAGGTCGCCGACTCCGGAGGGAGGTGGCGGACCAGCACCGCCAGGCGGCGCAGGGTCATCCGGCCCCTCCACAGGTCGGCGAGCTCGATCCGGTAGTAGCGTGCGAGGTCGGCCTCCACCGCGTCCGGATGGTTCCGGACCAGGCGGAGGAGGCGCGCTATTCCCCCGCGTTGTCGAAGCCGTAGGCGGTGGCGATCTGTTCGGCCAGCTTGTTCAGGTCGCTGAGCGTCGCGCCCGTCGCCTTGAGCCGCTGCCACTGCTCGGCGCCGAGCAGGCTGCGGACCGCGGAGACCACCTTGCCCTCCTCGAAGGCCTCCATGGTCTCCAGCGACCAGTCCTCGGAGGAGGGCGGGAGCAGGTACTCCTCGCCGGCCAGGGTGAGGCGCTTGTGCTCGGCGGACTTCACCGCCTCGGCCTGGATCGCGGGGGCGGCGCTGCCGGTGGTGCCGGTGTGGGTCTCGGTCATGGCGCGGTTCCTTCCTGAAGCCATACATCGGAGTGGATATCGTCGGGCGATCGGTCGGTCGCCCGGCGGGTGCGCGGTTCGTTGTGCGGGGTTGGGACCGGGCCGGGGTGAACCGCGCGAACCTCCCGGCCCGATCCGGTCAGTGGCGGACGGCCTGCTCCGCAGGCCGATCCGGCTGAGGACGGTCGGCCCGCGCCGGGTCGGGCCGGGCCGTCGGGTGGTGGGTGGATTTACTCGGTCGCCGAGGTCGCCTCGCCCTTGTAGGTGTGGAAGAGCGTGGCCTTGCCGTCGGCGTCCGCGTCGGTCGGGTAGATCGCCACGGTGATCTCGCGCTTGGCGAGCTCGGCGGCGTTCTCGGTGGCCTCGCCACGCTCGGCGACCATCGCGTAGTTGGCCGAGATGGTGCGCTTGATGGTGTTTCCGGTCCGGGTCTCGAAGGCGATCTTGAACTTCGCCTGCAGGTCCGGGACGTTGATCGCGCCGGCGTAGCCGCCGTCGCCGTCGAAGCTGACGTCGTGGCCCGGGTACATCAGGTCGTAGACGACCTTGTTGTCCTCGAAGGGCAGGAACTTCCGGGTCAGCTTGAAGTTGTTCTGCGTGCTCGCGACCAGGACGCCGCCCCAGGCGTAGAGGTCCTCGGACTCGACCTCGATGGCCTCGGTGAAGCCCTCCTCGCCGTCGAGCAGGCCGACCTGCTCCCATTCCGGGCCGAACGGCTCGCCGCCCCGCGGAACGGACGCGTCCAGCGGCGCGATATAGACGTCGGCGAAAGCCCAGACGGAGGCGTTCTTTGCATTACCCATGGATGGATTTCCCTTTCATTCGATGGTGTCCCGCGGCCGCGGAACGGATTGCGACGACCGGTGGCCCGGTCAGCCGGGGCGCTGGGTGACCAGCACGGTGAAGGAGGCGAACGGCTCGGGGACGTCGGGGTCGTATCCGGCGATGACGCCGTCGACCTGCCGGACGGCGACCACGTCGCGGTCCCCGACGTGCTCCATCAGGGCCGCGTGCGCCAGGTGGGCGAGCGTCTTGGCGCTGTCACGGTCGTCGGCCCAGGAGGTGACCCGCACGACCGCGTTCTGGGTGATGGGGTGGTTACCCGCTACCTCTTCGCAGCGGACGGACAGCCGCGGGTCGTCACCGGCCGACCGCTCGGTGAACGACTCGGCCACCACAGCGGTCGACCGCCATTCCACGGGAAAGTCCGGAACCCGCGATTCGAGGTACTCGACGACGAGCCCCTCGACGTCGGCAAAAGGCTGGATGATCACAATGAGGTTCTCGCTTCGGATGATGGAGATAACGCCGGGCGCACGCGGAGCTCCGCGCACGGACGCCGGGCGCGAAAACAAATAGAAGATGGCAAAGAAAAACGCCCGGCGTTCGACCGGGCGTTGGACACACGTGTGGTGCTGCGAAATATCGTGCACTAGTCGGACCGGGGGCGCAAGCGCACCTCCGCATCCCCGCGAATCACAAGAAATCGCTGGTCAGAGCGGCCACCATGACACGTTGGGGTGATTCTTGGGCTAGCTCAGGGTCAGCATTGGCGCGGCGAGGGCGCAGAAAGCGACCGTGAATGGTCTGACCTTTTCGCCGTGGGAAACAGCGTTGGCGCCACCCCGGTCCGGGGTGGCGCCAGCGGTTTCGTTCCTACGCCGGGAGGCCGCGGTCCTATTCGCCCTTCCAGACCGGGGGGCGGCGTTCGGCGAAGGCTGCCGCGCCCTCCATGGCGTCGTGGCTGGTGAAGACCGGGCCGATGAACTCGTCCTGCCGGGACCACATGGTGTCGGTCGTCCAGTCGGCCGAGGCGGTGATGACCTGCTTGGAGACCGCCACCGCCATCGGGGCGTTGGCGGCGATCCGGGCCGCGAGCTCCCGGGCGCCCGCCAGGGCGCCGCCGCTGGGGGTGACCTGGTTGACCAGGCCGAGGTCGGCCAGGCGCGGGGCCTGGACCTTGTCGCCGGTCAGGGCGAGTTCCATGGCGAGGTTGCGCGGGATGCGGTGCTGCAGGCGCAGCAGTCCGCCGCCGCCCGCGACCATGCCGCGTTTGACCTCGGGGATGCCGAACGTGGCGTCCTCCGCCGCGACGACGAGGTCGCACGCGAGTACGGCCTCGAAGCCCCCGGCCAGGGCGTAGCCCTCGACCGCGGCGATCAGCGGCTTCCTGGGGCCGCGCTGGGTGAACCCGGCGAAGCCGCGGCCCTCCACGATCGGAACCTCGCCCTGCATGAACGCCTTGAGGTCCATGCCCGCGCAGAAGGTCCCGCCGGCGCCGGTGATGATGCCGACCACCAGGTCCTTGCGGGCGTCGAGGTCGTCCAGCGCCTCGGCGATCCCGTTGGCCACCGCCGCGTTCACGGCGTTCTTGGCCTGGGGCCGGTCGATGGTGATGACGGCGACGCCGTCCTCGGCCGTGTACAGCACCTCGTCGCTCATGGCAGTGCTCGCCTCTCCTTATTTCGGCTGCATGCGCAGGCCGCCGTCGATGCGGACGACCTCGGCGTTGATGTAGCTGATCTCGATCAGCGAGCGGACCAGCCTGCCGAACTCGGCTGCGGTGCCCAGGCGCTTGGGGAAGGGCACCGGCGCGGCCAGGCGCTCCTTGAAGGCGTCGGACTCCGGGCCCTGGCCGTAGATGGGCGTGTCGAGGATGCCCGGGGCCACGGTGTTGACGCGGACGCCGATGGCGGCGAGGTCGCGGGCGGCCGGGACGGTCATGCCGATGATGCCGCCCTTGGAGGAGGAGTAGGCGATCTGCCCGATCTGCCCCTCGATTCCGGCCAGGGAGGCGGTGTTGATGATGGCGCCGCGCTCGCCGTCGGAGTTGATCGGCTCGGTCTTCGCCATGGCGGCGGCCGCGAGCCGCACCACGTTGAAGGTGCCGATCAGGTTGACGTCGATGACCTTCTTGTAACTCGCGAGGTCGTGCGGCTGCCCCTCGCGGTCGACGGTGCGGGTCGCCCAGCCGATGCCGGCACACGAGACGGCCACGCGCAGCGGCTTCCCGGTGTCGACGGCGGCCTGTACGGCCGCGGCGACCTGGTCCTCATCGGACACGTCGGTGGCGGCGAACACGCCGCCGACCTCCTTGGCGAGCGCCTCGCCGCGTTCGGCGTTGAGGTCGGCGATGACGACGGTCGCACCGGCCGCGGCCAGTTCCTTGACGGTGGCTTCGCCCAGTCCGCTCGCGCCGCCGGACACGAGGGCGGCAACTCCATTCAGCTCCATGCGCGGCACTCTACAGACTCACCGCCGCAAAAACTAGAACGAGGTTCGGTTTTGTTTCTCCGAACCAGCGAAGAAGCACGCCACGAGGGTGAACGGCGCCCTCGTGGCGTGCCCGGGGACGCGCCGACCTCCCGTGCCCGAGGAGGCCATGGCCGACGGCGCGGCCCCTCGGTGGCCTCAGGCGTAGAAGTCCGGGCGGTCCTTCAGCCCGGTGGCGACGATCCTCCCGGTATGCAGCGCCTCGACGTTGGCGTCGCAGATCACCGCCGCGGCGTAGCC
This window contains:
- a CDS encoding phosphodiester glycosidase family protein gives rise to the protein MALVVLTARESVSGSDDNINSVFVGTPDVSELAPGVRLYEGLLADGSADWAVTLRHRGYERPQVLGSHEDALAAIRQLKALGFSASAEAALWPEGVITSGGKAGWIVRLDDRYETQDAAQPDADVLSSAGLDVVVEWTGVDPHEHRRRVQAALIVIDPKQTEGKLTPDYGSALGERETVASMAENAGAVAAVNGGFFVTSGRDGIPGTPAGIGFYAGELASEATNGRVAVVLEGDGLDPLFVELVTELTVAAASAEREIDGINRVPGKIRNCGGVGGDIPTERPKHDFTCTDSDELVLFTPALGVETPDIDGHEVVLDKDDKVVGERVPGGDVPPDGSTIQGIGEGADWLAEHAQRGAELRMTQRIRDTRGRVVRAGPRAGIVNGGPWLVRNGEVEVDLQGDGLIRKNDRSFGYTWAVRRHPRTSMGVDGRSRILLLAAAGRQPGVSDGLGLHEVAATMRKLGARDAVALDGGGSTTMVGGGRVALVGNASSGERAVGDALVLKAGGGR
- a CDS encoding SDR family NAD(P)-dependent oxidoreductase, whose translation is MELNGVAALVSGGASGLGEATVKELAAAGATVVIADLNAERGEALAKEVGGVFAATDVSDEDQVAAAVQAAVDTGKPLRVAVSCAGIGWATRTVDREGQPHDLASYKKVIDVNLIGTFNVVRLAAAAMAKTEPINSDGERGAIINTASLAGIEGQIGQIAYSSSKGGIIGMTVPAARDLAAIGVRVNTVAPGILDTPIYGQGPESDAFKERLAAPVPFPKRLGTAAEFGRLVRSLIEISYINAEVVRIDGGLRMQPK
- a CDS encoding crotonase/enoyl-CoA hydratase family protein; protein product: MSDEVLYTAEDGVAVITIDRPQAKNAVNAAVANGIAEALDDLDARKDLVVGIITGAGGTFCAGMDLKAFMQGEVPIVEGRGFAGFTQRGPRKPLIAAVEGYALAGGFEAVLACDLVVAAEDATFGIPEVKRGMVAGGGGLLRLQHRIPRNLAMELALTGDKVQAPRLADLGLVNQVTPSGGALAGARELAARIAANAPMAVAVSKQVITASADWTTDTMWSRQDEFIGPVFTSHDAMEGAAAFAERRPPVWKGE
- a CDS encoding amino acid permease yields the protein MSEETLERDPERSTGKHVDAGDAGYSKTLKARHINMIAIGGAIGTGLFLGAGGRLHDAGPALALVYAVCGVFAFFVVRALGELILHRPSSGSFVSYSREFMGEKGAYVGGWLYFLNWGTTGIADITAVAMYTHYWSMFSDIPQWMMALAALSVVLLVNLISVKFFGELEFWFAIIKVAALVLFMLIGIGLLVTGHQVGGYESGPHLLVENGGFFPNGLLPVVLVVQGIVFAYASVELVGVTAGETAEPEKIMPKAINSIMWRIGIFYVGSVLLLAMLLPFGVYEAGTSPFVTVMTELGVPAAGDVMNLVVLTAAMSSLNSGLYSTGRILRSMAMSGSAPGFTGVMSRSQVPYGGILMTCAVYALGVGLNYLVPSQAFEIVLNFAAIGIIGTWGMILLSHLLFWHRTEQGLLERPSYRLPWSPWTQIITLAFFAAVLILMWFDEPAGRITVLSIPVIAAALVVGWFCVRGKVNAIAAERAGDEAHSEAR